A stretch of DNA from Ammospiza nelsoni isolate bAmmNel1 chromosome 10, bAmmNel1.pri, whole genome shotgun sequence:
AGTCAGGAAGAACAGTGAGAAACTGCATGGCTGTAACAGTAAATATTGCACTGGCACCTTTCGATTCACCTCTTTCCTCAAAGACTCCAGGGAAGATTGGGTTTGTCCAAATCTCCCTGAGTGGCACCAGTTCCTCACCAGAAACCTGCACCACCCACATTTAAGGTGTGAGCCCTCTGGAACACCAGCAAAAACTACACTATGAgaattacaaaaagaaaaacttttgaCATAAGCCAAAGCCCTGGTTAATACCCTTTGGTAAATACCCTTTCCCTCAAGGGAAATTCTCCAGTGGGGAAACAGATGGACTTTTAAGTCTGTTTTGTGCAGAAAGATGTGGGGACTTAGAGTATATAATTTTTGATATAGTGCAATCTGaaatttaaattctgaattATTATGTAGCCCTTAGGAAATGCATTGTTCTCACAGACGCTACAGTGGTTTCTGCTGATAAATGAATAAGCTTCATATAACAGATATGTGCCTTTGAtacagcagctgccaaggcaatCCCTGaaagccaccagcagcacagagctcatcTATTTCTTGTTCATCTATTTATTGTCCAAAAGGTACGACTGACATTCAAATATAGCAGATTATTTCATGTTAAACTGATGCTAAGCATCACAtggaaaaccaaaagaaaatgggACAGACCAAGTAAAGAGATGTCACTTCTAAACCAGAGCTTAAGCTCAGATCTGGTAGACACAGCTTAAAACTTCCCCTTTGTAAGACACACTTATGCCAGAGAAATGCTTGGCTTCTCAAGCACAGAAATCACCCGGGCTCGAGTTAAACTGTGGGGATAGAAGATGTTCTTTCCTTGCAATCACAGCCTTTTCTCCTGAGCAAGGAGAGCACTGAGTGTGTTTTGTGTGCTCTGATGCTGGGGAGGGCATGGCTCTGAGCAGGCTGGCCAGGCAGCCCCCAGAAAAGcttctgcagccctgctttggCTCCTCACACCTGCACCACTGGTGGCCTTACAGGAGGGGCTATTTTGCACCAGGAGAAGACCTGGATGTGGGGCACACCACTAAAATTGAGTTCTAGGCAGGGCACCAGAAAGCAGAACTAACCCCAACAGAATCACCAAAACACAGCTCAAGAAACACAATTTTGAGCCACATTTCTATGGGTCACCACCATGCTTTAACACAGTTAGGTGTCCCCAGACAGCCTGTGCTGGGTTTGGAGGGGTAGTGCATGAGCTGGAGGGGACCCAGGCAGGGGGGACAAGGGTCCCACTGGGGCATGGCAAGGTGTGATCACTGTGCACACCTTTCTTAGCAAACCAAGCCACTTTCAGGATTTACAGACATCACTTTCACTGCTCCATGCTGGTCCCTGGACAATCACTACATCCCTTGCTGCAAGGGGATGTTTCTCTTCCCAAGTGCAGGGCCACAGGAGCACTGCCTAATACTCAGGCTGTGCCCACTGGACCTCACAGCACCCTcagccccaaaactgcccccaagGCAGGGCACTGCCATCTCAGAGTGCTGGGTGGCTGCTCGAGCCtggctgggtgggcacagaTTTGGGAGTTTCCTGATTTTAGGTGTTAGGCACTGCCCACCAAAGCTATCAAAgagagtttttaattttattttttcaaaaccCTTCAATACCCTCaatataaatacttttttttttccaagaataACTGAAATAATGGCAACCTGTTTGTtactgttgtggtttaaccccagcttGCAACTGAGCCCCACAGAGCCACTCACTCACCCCTGCTACAGCAGAATGGGAGAGAGAGAATGGCACTGATAAAAGTGAGAACACTCATGGGGAGAGATGAGaacaaattgaaataaaatagtcATAATAACAATAAGAAATTGTAATGGAAAGGAGAATaacaaagagagaaagacaaGTGATGCAAATGAAGACAGATGCTCAGCACCAACTCACTGATAACTGGCCAGCCCCcgaggagcagcctggggccagcCTTACCCCTGGTTTAGACCTGAGCATCATGCCATGGTTTGGAATATCCCTCgggccagctgggctcagttgtcctggctgtgtcccctcccagctcctggtgcacCCCAGGCTCCTCACTGGTGGCATGAGGAGCAGAAAAAGCCTTGAtgctgtgcaagcactgctcagcaacaacaaaaccatcCCTGTGGCATcagccctgtgttcagcacaaatccaaaacacaacacatggacaaagaaaattaactctgccCCAGCTAAAACCAGCACATTTCTTCAGCCTCCTTTGAAGCAATTACACCAGAGATAATAagacattatttaaaatacgACATTTGAATAGCTTGCCTAGGAAAAGCAACCCTGCAAAGAAATTGCTccaaaatactatttttcttgaaaattacAGAGCTAAGGGACTCTAATTGCCATGCTGTTGCTTACTTTTTATTGCCTATTATGCCACTTACAATGCTCCTAACAGGATACCTTTACTGTTCCAGAGTATAAACCCTGCCCGGGGAGCAGTATCACACAACAATggtcatttaaaaattattttgtgttctAAAAGCATGACTCAAAGCCCACCAGGGTCTGGGACCATAGGAcaaagccaggctggctgcagggtGTCCCCACCAACCTGGTTTTGGGCAGCTGCATTAATTGCTCTGACCAGCAAAGCAGCCAGATTAAAGAGAAATGCAATCTTACAGTGCCTAAACACTGCACAATTTGTCTTCCCATAATCAAAAAACAAttcagatggaaaaaaacctccagTATCATAATTTCAAATTGTGGCTCAGGGGAGCTGGGAAGCCTGGCTGTGATTTCTGTTCGTGTTAGATAGATCCAGATGAGCAGGGTGTACGTGCAGTGAGAACCCACCCCTGCCTGGGAGGCTGTGGATGGTTTGAGACAACTCTGCCAGCCCCGTGCCTCCCATCAGCTGCTCACTCACCCAGGCACGAGTCAGGGCTTTTTGTGGCTAATTGAGCAGAGCTTTGCAAGGAGATCTGCCACAGATACCCTGGcatctgctgtgctgggtgctgaaACATCTGTGCCTTGCACAGAACCCAAGAGGGCTGGGGGGGTAGCTGTGTGCCCCAGGGGCCCAGCTTGGCTCATGGAGCTcacaccagcagcacaaacTGCTTTCCTTCAGATGGACTGACTGAAATTTAGTCTTCTGTGCCTCTCTGTTATTTGGGGGAGGGTGGGAAGAgtgttcacttttttttctctattaacCTTTAAAGTTAACAAAGCAACTGTCCACATCAGGAACCAGCAATGAGGGGCCTGGCAGGGTTCCTGCTGTGCtcgtggctgctgctggcccccaACTCCATAGGGGTGGCTGCCCAGGAGACCCCCCAGCCTGACCCCAAAATGCCATGTGCCAACTGGATGGGAGGAGCACCCGGCTACCCTGGCCACAACGGTGCCCCCGGCCGGGATGGGAAGGATGGAAGAGATGGACTCAAGGGAGATAAAGGAGATGAAGGTTGGTGAGGAGCAGGTGGTATGTCATTGCTCGAGTCCCAGTCCCTGTCCCAACAGGTTCCATGTCTGGTGGGTCCATGCCTGATCTTTATCCAGATGGGTTTTCATTAGTGCCTGGGGTGGAGATTCCATAACCCAAGTCAAAGAGTTTGGTGTGGGTTTTTCTCCAGTTAATGATGTTTTTTCTGatgtgctgctctcagcagctcagcacacagCCAGGGTGGTGGTGGGTGAGCAGGGTTTCCACTCActgcctcagcccctgggggcTCTTGGGAGCCCTGAGCCcttcctcagctctgtgctgagcagggctcacaccACAGCCCCCTCTgcacttcagcagcagcttccaaCACAGTGCAAGCACAGCTCCCAATTTCCACTCTGTCCCGCAGGTCCTGCAGGTCCCAAAGGTGAACCAGGCCCAGTAGGGAGCCGAGGCTTTCCCGGACCCCCTGGATCTCCTGGAATTCCTGGAATCCCAGGGCAGAAGGGCAAAGATGCTTTTGTGCAGCGCTCTGCCTTCAGCGTGGGGCTGACggagcacagcccggcccccAACGTCCCCATCCGCTTCAGCAAGATCTTCTACAACGAGCAGGGCCACTACGACCCCAGCACGGGCAAGTTCCTCTGCAACGTGCCTGGCACCTACTTCTTCTCCTACCACCTCACCGTGTACCTGTCAGATGTCAAGGTCAGCCTCTACAGGAAGGACAAGGCCGTCATCTTCACCTACGACCAGTTCCAGAACAACAACGTGGACCAAGCCAGCGGCTCCGTCCTGCTGCACCTCAGCTCTGGGGACGAGGTGTGGCTCCAGGTGTATGGGAACGGGGACAAGAATGGGGTCTATGCTGACAACCTCAATGATTCCACCTTCATGGGCTTCCTCCTGTACCCTGACCCAGATACATACTAAAGTAGGGGGTGCTGTGTGGAAAAGGAGGAGGTGGCTTAACCCTGGGTGTGTCCTGGGGCGCTGGCGCTATAGCTGTAATGTATTTACCAAAAAATTGCCTTTTGCCAAGAGGGGACCCTATCTCCTGTGAAATCACTGAGGTCATACCAGTACTTGCATGGAAGCAAGAGTTCACTCCTACCCCTGCTCTTGCTTTCCTGTGGAAACCTCAGCCCAAAGTCAGATACCACTCCTGCCATGTCATGAAAAACTCTCAACATGGCTTAACCTTCCTTTGAATTTAGAagtgagaagagaaaaattggTTGCATTTAAATGTGACATTctaaatttcccttttttagcCACCTAAATCCATTTAAACCAATTGTAGGAATTTTACTCAGCATTTTAAAGTTTGAGTAGAAGAAGAGTGCTCTTGTATTCAGCTGAAACAGATGGCTCAGTTTTTTGTAACTCCCACTTATTACGGCCTTTGACTTCCACTCCTGGTTTGTTGTCTCCCTTTTTTCAGCCCAGATCTTTGAATGTATTCAGGTTATTAACATCCACTGATTTTAATacttagattttctttttatgtttatCCCCTGTTGTTATCTCTAATACAGACAGCAGGCTGGTTTAGGGCAGGGATCTTCTCTTGGGGTTTATCTGAGAAGCCTTGTGAGCACCAGTGAGGCCACACAACGAAAGCAGCCCATTGACtgtgtggttttgggggttCTGAGATGACCACAAAGATCCTGTCCCATTTCCCCTCTAcacagctcccaggagcaggcagaagtTGAGATCTATCAGCTGTGTTTGTCCTTTTCCAGGCTCTAAGTGTGCCACAAGCCATGGTTTGCCcaccagctgggcacagctttgGGTGGTGTTGAAGCCTCCCATGTGGGGTGGGCTCCCGGGATGAgcacccccatccctgccccagctttggGCAAAGTTACCTGCATGCAGAAGAGTGTTAAGGCTGGAATTAGTGTCAATCCCATCAAACTGCTCCCCAAGGAGCTTGCTTGACTTTTAGCTAAAAGAGGATTTGATGGTTTCTCAGATACATTCTAAGAAGACTCCTGGTACTGAGCTTCAGAGCCAGctaacacagagcagagctaATGCAGTATCACAAGCACAAAACAGCTTCAAGAGCTTCAGCTGAAATTACTTGCAACATCATTTTCCACACTCCAGTGAATTACCACactgcaaataaaaaacaataaaaagctCTCTCAATGAGAATGTCTCcacttttttgtgtgtgtctgttgTTGGGAAGGACTTGAAGAAAGGGATATACTCCTAGCCTCACCAGACAGCCCAGGAaatcctttt
This window harbors:
- the ADIPOQ gene encoding adiponectin; translation: MRGLAGFLLCSWLLLAPNSIGVAAQETPQPDPKMPCANWMGGAPGYPGHNGAPGRDGKDGRDGLKGDKGDEGPAGPKGEPGPVGSRGFPGPPGSPGIPGIPGQKGKDAFVQRSAFSVGLTEHSPAPNVPIRFSKIFYNEQGHYDPSTGKFLCNVPGTYFFSYHLTVYLSDVKVSLYRKDKAVIFTYDQFQNNNVDQASGSVLLHLSSGDEVWLQVYGNGDKNGVYADNLNDSTFMGFLLYPDPDTY